In Stomoxys calcitrans chromosome 2, idStoCalc2.1, whole genome shotgun sequence, the following proteins share a genomic window:
- the LOC131994789 gene encoding poly [ADP-ribose] polymerase-like translates to MDFEWSTSVIILKKRICIVNEFSVPNTKKVKSSSFIEIKFLISLIQVSNWSSVRVFHINKIFVKYPRTLLVPNCMYPIDIDYSENDKIDLNVEYVESKLPQSVQEVIKLMFDVDTMKRTMMEFDLDMEKMPLGKLSQAQIKAAYSVLSEVCKHIEEGGSNARFIDCTNRFYTLVPHNFGTASPPLLDTKEQVETLVQMLDSLLEIEYAYNLLQTENTKEDVNPLDKHYEQLKTALEPLDKQSEEFALLKKYVQNTHATTHNMYELEVMDIFKVSRQGEARRYKPFKKLHNRRLLWHGSRLSNFAGILSHGLKIAPPEAPVTGYMFGKGIYFADMVSKSANYCCTSKQNSTGFMLLSEVALGDMLECTAAKYVTKLPAGKHSCFGRGRTMPDPKESIIREDGVEIPLGKPIDNANLKSSLLYNEFIVYDIAQVNIQYMFRMNFKYKY, encoded by the exons ATGGATTTCGAATGGTCCACCAGCGTAATCATTCTAAAGAAGCGTATATGCATTGTTAATGAATTTAGTGTCCCAAATACCAAAAAAGTAAAATCCAGTTCATTTATTGAAATCAAATTTCTAAT CTCTCTGATACAAGTTTCCAATTGGAGTTCAGTACGAGTATTTCACATAAATAAAATCTTTGTGAAATATCCGCGTACACTTTTG GTTCCCAATTGCATGTATCCAATTGATATTGATTATTCGGAAAACGATAAGATCGATTTGAATGTGGAATATGTGGAATCTAAATTGCCACAATCTGTTCAAGAGGTTATTAAACTTATGTTTGACGTTGACACAATGAAACGTACAATGATGGAATTTGATTTAGATATGGAAAAAATGCCATTGGGAAAATTAAGCCAAGCGCAAATCAAAGCAGCATATAGCGTTTTAAGTGAAGTATGCAAGCATATTGAGGAAGGCGGATCGAATGCAAGATTTATTGATTGTACCAATCGTTTTTATACGCTGGTCCCGCATAATTTTGGTACAGCAAGTCCCCCTCTGTTAGACACAAAGGAACAAGTCGAGACATTGGTTCAGATGTTAGATTCGTTGTTGGAAATTGAATATGCTTATAATCTACTTCAAACAGAAAATACGAAAGAAGATGTGAATCCACTTGATAAACACTACGAGCAACTGAAAACAGCATTGGAACCATTGGATAAGCAAAGTGAGGAATTCGCTTTGCTGAAAAAATATGTCCAAAACACTCACGCGACTACACACAATATGTACGAGTTAGAGGTGATGGATATTTTTAAGGTGTCTCGGCAAGGAGAAGCACGTCGTTATAAACCTTTCAAAAAGCTCCATAATCGTCGTTTGTTGTGGCATGGTTCTCGTCTCTCGAATTTTGCGGGTATTCTATCACATGGGCTTAAAATTGCCCCACCAGAAGCACCTGTGACCGGATACATGTTTGGCAAGGGCATTTATTTCGCAGATATGGTTTCAAAATCTGCCAATTACTGTTGTACTAGCAAACAAAATTCTACTGGCTTCATGCTGCTTTCTGAGGTTGCCCTCGGCGATATGTTGGAATGCACCGCCGCTAAGTACGTCACAAAACTACCGGCTGGCAAGCATAGCTGCTTTGGACGTGGTCGAACGATGCCAGATCCCAAAGAGTCAATTATTCGGGAAGATGGCGTAGAAATTCCACTAGGCAAGCCTATAGATAATGCAAATTTAAAATCCTCTTTACTGTATAATGAATTCATTGTTTATGACATTGCTCAGGTTAACATTCAATACATGTTCCGTATGAACTTCAAATATAAGTACTAA